A window of Pirellula sp. SH-Sr6A contains these coding sequences:
- the yajC gene encoding preprotein translocase subunit YajC, with the protein MGRFVPSIIAVSLVLGVVPVDELRALSLLAATQEGSSQPADTPSTAPGSPALQAPTISSAPAATSQGNGEAGAGEVESGAVAERELGSAATGNGKPTPGFMDGFFNNPLNLILLMFVALYVVLLLVPKPGKKAQKALQERLANLKKNDRVVLSSGIHGVIANINAEAGTVTVRVDESTNTRLTVDRASIRSVEA; encoded by the coding sequence ATGGGTCGTTTCGTACCTTCGATCATCGCCGTGAGCTTGGTGCTTGGGGTCGTTCCTGTGGACGAACTTCGAGCCCTTTCGCTTTTAGCGGCGACTCAAGAAGGTAGCAGCCAACCGGCGGATACACCTTCGACCGCACCGGGATCTCCTGCATTGCAGGCTCCGACAATCTCCTCTGCTCCTGCTGCGACGAGCCAGGGCAACGGGGAGGCGGGAGCAGGCGAAGTGGAAAGCGGTGCGGTTGCGGAGCGCGAGCTTGGGTCCGCGGCTACGGGAAATGGGAAACCAACTCCGGGATTCATGGATGGATTTTTCAACAATCCGTTGAATCTCATCCTGTTGATGTTTGTTGCGTTGTATGTCGTTTTATTGCTGGTTCCGAAACCAGGAAAGAAAGCGCAGAAAGCGTTGCAGGAACGTCTGGCCAATTTGAAGAAAAACGATCGCGTGGTTTTGAGCTCAGGCATCCACGGGGTCATAGCGAATATCAATGCCGAGGCTGGGACGGTTACTGTGAGAGTTGACGAAAGTACCAACACACGACTTACAGTTGACCGTGCATCCATCCGAAGCGTCGAAGCGTAG